A genome region from Tolypothrix sp. PCC 7712 includes the following:
- the thrC gene encoding threonine synthase, with amino-acid sequence MTQTKSALNEAATYFQALKCKECGEEYELKANHVCELCFGPLEVKYDYNALRHSVTREKIQAGPNSIWRYRAFLPVATDNVIDVGTGMTPLVRSHRLARRLGLNKLYIKNDAVNMPTLSFKDRVVSVALSRARELGFTTVSCASTGNLANSTAAIAAHAGLDCCVFIPADLEAGKVMGSLIYSPTLMAVKGNYDQVNRLCSEVANTHGWGFVNINLRPYYSEGSKTLGFEVAEQLGWELPDHIVAPLASGSLFTKIYKGFKEFVEVGLVEDKKVRFSGAQAEGCSPIAQAYKEGRDFIKPVKPNTIAKSIAIGNPADGVYAVEIANKTNGNIESVNDAEIIEGIKLLAETEGIFTETAGGTTVAVLKKLVEAGKIDPDETTVVYITGNGLKTQEALHGYIGEPLTIDAKLDSFERALERSRTLDRLEWQQVLV; translated from the coding sequence ATGACTCAGACAAAATCCGCACTTAACGAAGCAGCCACATATTTTCAAGCCTTGAAGTGTAAGGAATGTGGTGAGGAATATGAACTAAAAGCCAACCATGTTTGTGAGTTATGCTTTGGGCCTTTAGAAGTTAAGTATGACTACAATGCTCTGCGTCATTCTGTCACTCGTGAAAAAATTCAAGCTGGGCCGAATTCTATTTGGCGTTACCGTGCCTTTCTGCCTGTAGCAACTGACAATGTTATAGATGTGGGAACAGGTATGACTCCCCTGGTTCGTTCTCACCGTCTGGCTCGTCGTCTGGGTTTAAACAAGCTTTATATTAAAAATGATGCTGTCAATATGCCCACCCTTAGCTTCAAGGATCGGGTGGTTTCAGTTGCTTTAAGTAGAGCTAGAGAATTAGGCTTTACCACTGTTTCTTGTGCTAGTACTGGTAATTTGGCTAATTCTACAGCAGCGATCGCAGCTCATGCTGGTTTAGATTGCTGTGTGTTTATCCCTGCTGACTTGGAAGCAGGTAAAGTCATGGGTAGCCTGATCTACAGCCCAACATTGATGGCTGTGAAGGGTAATTACGATCAGGTTAATCGTCTGTGTTCGGAAGTAGCTAATACACATGGATGGGGTTTTGTCAATATTAATCTTCGCCCTTACTACTCTGAAGGTTCTAAGACTCTAGGTTTTGAAGTTGCTGAACAATTGGGTTGGGAATTACCTGACCATATTGTGGCTCCTCTAGCATCTGGTTCGCTATTTACAAAAATTTATAAAGGATTCAAAGAATTCGTAGAAGTTGGTTTAGTAGAAGACAAGAAAGTCCGTTTTAGCGGCGCGCAAGCTGAGGGTTGTTCTCCCATCGCGCAAGCATATAAAGAAGGACGTGATTTTATTAAACCAGTCAAACCAAATACCATTGCTAAATCTATTGCCATTGGCAACCCAGCAGATGGTGTTTATGCCGTAGAGATAGCTAACAAAACAAACGGTAATATTGAATCAGTCAATGATGCAGAAATCATTGAAGGCATCAAGCTGTTAGCTGAAACAGAAGGCATTTTCACTGAAACAGCTGGTGGTACAACAGTTGCAGTGCTGAAAAAATTAGTAGAAGCTGGCAAAATTGATCCAGATGAAACTACTGTGGTATACATCACTGGCAATGGTTTGAAAACTCAAGAAGCACTTCATGGCTATATTGGCGAACCTTTGACAATTGATGCCAAACTCGACAGTTTTGAACGCGCACTAGAGCGTTCTCGCACTCTTGATCGTTTGGAATGGCAGCAAGTACTCGTCTAA
- a CDS encoding MoaD/ThiS family protein: MSVTVLVPTALQKFTNNQATLECSGSTIAELFDSLEQSCPGIKARLCDEAGAPRRFLNLYVNSEDIRFLDGTATPLKDGDEVSIVPAVAGG; this comes from the coding sequence ATGTCTGTAACAGTTTTAGTTCCCACGGCTCTTCAAAAATTTACCAATAACCAAGCTACATTAGAATGCAGTGGCAGTACGATCGCAGAATTATTTGATTCTTTAGAACAAAGCTGTCCTGGTATTAAAGCGCGCTTGTGCGATGAAGCAGGAGCACCACGGCGCTTTTTGAATTTGTATGTCAATAGCGAAGATATTCGCTTTCTGGATGGCACAGCTACACCTCTCAAAGATGGTGATGAAGTCAGTATTGTCCCTGCTGTTGCAGGTGGTTGA